The nucleotide window AGAACAAGAGAACAAGCTCCACCAGGGCGGCAACATCGCGGCTTCACTCCATGGTGACGCCGACGCTGGCAACGACGCAAAGCAGATCAACTACGGAGAACAGGACCAGGAAGCTGAAGTCGACCAAGAGAATGAGCAGGAGTCCGAACAGGACCAAGATGCTGACACCGAAGCCGAAAGCGAATTCGAACAGGAGCTTGACGTCGAGAACCTCCTGAGCATCCTC belongs to Natronorubrum aibiense and includes:
- a CDS encoding toxin transporter; translated protein: MKRALTLALTVALIGSLTFMGFAGTAAADTDIENDADLDEQEAEATTEQDQKNDQNANNDADVEQEQEQEQENKLHQGGNIAASLHGDADAGNDAKQINYGEQDQEAEVDQENEQESEQDQDADTEAESEFEQELDVENLLSIL